From Glycine max cultivar Williams 82 chromosome 11, Glycine_max_v4.0, whole genome shotgun sequence, the proteins below share one genomic window:
- the LOC100816099 gene encoding transmembrane protein 209: MASPSPPKSKFSVYQNPSFSAVLTSNSLQPSNSTILSILSFFSASAFVFLAAFFRENGFVHILCFGTLSPVTAYWLAKTLQAIVGFIFIGTVSALFNVVFLRRARYAGGGAAVAAKSLSDSNSVHRNEILLTKHQLGLLGVKPKVDLVQPDSAKKPPKSKPQLPSSGLLVPLHQPIPSPTRGSSSRIDADGSNSNRGGAARSIGTPSRSPGLASLYLSPGVVSPPRSLAGVDSVVSSPWSNRRVSSANKITSEEKLERFLAEVDERINESAGKMSTPPPTVPGFGIVSPSTVTGSANTSGTARRTPLRPVRMSPGSQKFNTPPKKGEGEFPAPMSMEEFVQAFEHLGIYPQIERWHDRLRQWFASVLLNPLLNKIETSHIQVMQAAAKLGISITISQVGSDMLSTGIPSALPTIDKNQEWQPALSLNEDGLLHQLHSTLVQAIDSSKSKLLVSNMQQSPQQTSLVSIMQDCVDAITEHQRLQALVKGEWVKGLLPQSSVRADYTVQRIRELAEGTCLKNYEYLGSGEVYDKTNKKWTLELPSDSHLLLYLFCAFLEHPKWMLHVDAMSYAGAQSGKNPLFLGVLPPKERFPEKYIAVVSAVPSVLHPGACILAVGKQGPPIFALYWDKKLQFSLQGRTALWDSILLLCHKIKIGYGGVIRGMHLGASALSILPVMEAEYED, encoded by the exons ATGGCTTCTCCTTCTCCACCGAAATCGAAGTTCAGTGTCTATCAAAATCCTTCCTTTTCTGCGGTTCTCACTTCCAACAGTCTTCAACCTTCCAATTCCACAATCCTCTCCATCCTCTCCTTCTTCTCTGCCTCCGCATTCGTTTTTCTCGCTGCCTTCTTCAG GGAAAACGGCTTCGTCCACATTTTGTGCTTTGGAACTTTGTCCCCTGTCACAGCTT ATTGGCTTGCCAAGACGCTACAAGCTATAGTGGGTTTTATCTTCATTGGAACTGTTTCTGCACTCTTCAACGTTGTGTTTCTGCGTAGAGCTAGGTATGCTGGCGGAGGTGCTGCTGTTGCGGCTAAGTCTCTGTCTGATTCTAACAGTGTTCATAGGAATGAGATTTTGCTAACCAAACATCAATTAGGGCTTTTAGGAGTGAAGCCAAAGGTTGATTTGGTTCAACCTGACTCGGCGAAGAAGCCCCCCAAGTCTAAACCCCAACTGCCTTCTTCAGGTTTGCTGGTTCCCCTTCACCAGCCAATTCCCAGTCCCACTCGAGGTTCTTCGTCTCGCATTGATGCCGATGGTTCAAACTCTAATAGGGGTGGTGCTGCTCGTTCTATTGGTACTCCATCAAGGTCACCAGGTTTGGCGTCGTTGTATCTTTCACCGGGTGTGGTTTCTCCACCTAGGAGTTTGGCTGGCGTGGATTCGGTGGTTTCGAGTCCTTGGTCTAACAGGCGAGTCTCCTCTGCTAACAAGATAACGTCCGAGGAAAAGCTGGAGAGATTCTTAGCTGAAGTGGATGAAAGGATCAATGAATCAGCGGGGAAGATGTCTACCCCACCTCCTACAGTTCCTGGTTTTGGCATTGTGAGCCCTAGTACAGTTACAGGCTCAGCTAATACCTCAGGAACTGCAAGGCGTACACCACTGAGGCCTGTGAGGATGTCTCCGGGCTCGCAAAAGTTTAATACTCCCCCTAAGAAGGGTGAGGGCGAGTTTCCTGCACCAATGTCCATGGAAGAATTTGTTCAAGCTTTTGAACATCTTGGCATCTATCCTCAAATTGAACGGTGGCATGATCGACTCAGGCAATGGTTTGCTTCGGTTCTGCTCAATCCTTTGCTTAACAAAATCGAGACAAGTCACATTCAG GTTATGCAAGCAGCTGCTAAACTTGGTATTTCAATCACGATTAGTCAAGTGGGCAGTGATATGCTGTCTACTGGCATCCCTTCTGCTTTGCCAACAATTGATAAGAATCAAGAGTGGCAACCTGCACTGTCTCTCAATGAAGATGGATTACTTCATCAGTTACATTCTACTCTTGTGCAGGCTATAGATTCTTCCAAAT CCAAGTTGCTTGTATCTAATATGCAGCAGTCTCCACAGCAGACTTCTTTAGTTTCTATCATGCAGGATTGTGTGGATGCTATCACTGAACACCAAAGGCTTCAAGCCTTGGTTAAAGGAGAGTGGGTTAAAGGTTTGCTACCTCAAAGCAGTGTTCGTGCTGATTACACTGTGCAAAGGATCCGAG AGCTTGCAGAAGGAACATGCTTGAAGAATTATGAGTATCTTGGAAGTGGGGAGGTTTACGATAAAACGAATAAAAAGTGGACACTTGAGCTACCTTCGGATTCTCACTTGCTGTTGTATCTGTTCTGCGCTTTCCTAGAACATCCAAAATGGATGTTACATGTGGATGCCATGTCATATGCTGGAGCTCAATCTGGCAAAAACCCATTATTCTTGGGAGTCCTTCCCCCAAAGGAAAGGTTTCCAGAGAAATACATTGCTGTAGTGTCTGCTGTCCCTTCTGTGCTGCACCCAGGAGCATGTATACTAGCAGTTGGAAAGCAGGGTCCCCCAATTTTTGCCTTGTACTGGGATAAGAAACTGCAGTTTTCTCTTCAG GGAAGAACGGCACTTTGGGATTCCATCTTGCTTCTGTGCCATAAAATTAAGATCGGGTATGGAGGTGTTATTAGGGGCATGCATTTAGGCGCTTCAGCTTTAAGCATTCTCCCGGTTATGGAAGCAGAATATgaagattaa